A part of Solibacillus sp. FSL H8-0538 genomic DNA contains:
- a CDS encoding DAK2 domain-containing protein, with translation MKSLDGIKFAEMVQMGAHHLYQNAGYVDSLNVFPVPDGDTGTNMNLSMTSGAKETEVQASAHIGKTAQALSKGLLMGARGNSGVILSQLFRGFGKSIEKQEIIDGRMLANAFQAGVDTAYKAVMKPVEGTILTVAREAAAKGVEVAETEDDLIAVMEAFVTEAKASLDRTPELLPVLKEVGVVDSGGQGLLFVYEGFLASMKGEELPVRNESSLDDLINAEHHRVQDFMDTADIEFGYCTEIMVRLEADKVPFDEEQFRQELNPMGDSLLVISDDEVAKVHIHSETPGAVLAAGQKYGSLIKIKVDNMREQHSAIVGEAPQAPSTPVKKQQKHPYAVVTIAMGEGVAGLLRSIGASYVIEGGQTMNPSTEDIVKAVREIGAERVLILPNNKNIIMAAEQAVELLDIEAAVVPTKTIPQGMAAVLAFNPEVSVEENKANMTDGFAHVKTGQVTFAVRDTSIDGVEIRKDDFMALAEGKIILSTRKMMDAAKQVLENLADEDSEIITIIYGEDATAEQAAELSDFIEANYPDVEVEIIEGKQALYPFILSVE, from the coding sequence ATGAAGTCACTAGACGGAATTAAATTTGCAGAAATGGTGCAAATGGGTGCACACCACCTGTACCAAAATGCAGGTTATGTTGATTCGCTAAACGTATTCCCGGTACCGGACGGGGATACAGGGACAAACATGAACTTGTCCATGACATCGGGTGCAAAAGAAACAGAAGTGCAAGCAAGTGCGCACATCGGTAAAACAGCACAGGCATTATCAAAAGGTTTACTAATGGGTGCTCGTGGGAACTCTGGGGTAATTTTATCGCAATTATTCCGCGGCTTTGGTAAATCAATCGAAAAACAAGAAATAATCGATGGACGCATGTTAGCTAATGCATTCCAAGCGGGTGTAGATACTGCCTATAAAGCAGTGATGAAACCAGTAGAAGGAACAATCCTTACTGTTGCTCGTGAAGCAGCGGCTAAAGGCGTGGAAGTTGCAGAAACTGAGGACGACCTTATTGCGGTAATGGAAGCATTCGTAACAGAAGCGAAGGCATCGCTTGATCGTACACCAGAGTTACTACCTGTTCTTAAAGAAGTAGGGGTAGTCGATAGTGGTGGTCAAGGGCTTTTATTCGTTTACGAAGGATTCCTTGCGTCTATGAAGGGCGAAGAATTACCTGTACGTAACGAATCTTCTTTAGATGATTTAATTAATGCAGAGCACCACCGTGTTCAAGATTTCATGGACACAGCGGATATTGAGTTTGGCTATTGTACAGAAATTATGGTGCGCTTAGAAGCAGATAAAGTACCATTTGATGAAGAACAATTCCGCCAAGAGTTAAATCCAATGGGTGACTCTTTACTTGTTATTTCAGACGATGAGGTTGCGAAAGTACATATTCACTCGGAAACTCCGGGTGCTGTACTAGCTGCAGGTCAAAAATACGGTAGCTTAATTAAAATTAAAGTAGACAATATGCGTGAACAACATTCAGCAATCGTTGGAGAAGCACCTCAAGCTCCTTCTACTCCTGTGAAGAAGCAGCAAAAGCATCCATATGCAGTTGTAACAATTGCGATGGGTGAAGGTGTTGCGGGACTACTTCGTTCAATCGGTGCATCTTATGTTATTGAGGGTGGCCAAACAATGAACCCTTCAACAGAAGACATCGTAAAAGCGGTTCGGGAAATTGGTGCAGAACGCGTACTGATTTTACCAAACAATAAAAACATCATTATGGCGGCAGAACAAGCGGTGGAGTTACTTGATATCGAAGCAGCTGTTGTACCGACAAAAACAATACCTCAAGGGATGGCGGCCGTATTAGCGTTTAACCCTGAAGTATCAGTGGAAGAAAATAAAGCAAATATGACTGACGGTTTTGCACATGTGAAAACGGGACAAGTGACGTTTGCTGTACGCGATACTTCAATTGATGGCGTAGAAATCCGCAAAGACGATTTTATGGCCCTTGCAGAAGGTAAAATCATTTTATCGACACGAAAAATGATGGACGCAGCGAAGCAAGTACTTGAAAACTTAGCAGATGAGGACTCTGAAATTATTACAATTATTTATGGTGAGGATGCAACTGCAGAGCAAGCAGCTGAACTTTCAGATTTCATCGAAGCAAATTATCCGGATGTAGAAGTAGAAATTATTGAAGGAAAACAAGCTTTATATCCATTTATTCTTTCAGTTGAATAA
- the sdaAB gene encoding L-serine ammonia-lyase, iron-sulfur-dependent subunit beta produces the protein MKFTSVFDIIGPVMIGPSSSHTAGAARIGRVARDLFGRQPKYVKIYLYGSFAETYRGHGTDIAIVGGLLDYDTDDERIKIAFENAKQAGLSFEFIPETANREHPNTARLVMGDDESEMSVEGISIGGGKIEISEVNGFKLRLTGGMPAILVVHDDRAGCIANVANCLAMHDVNIGHMEVSRIERGLTALMVIEVDQNIDERIIEQISYIPHITKVSKINN, from the coding sequence ATGAAATTTACATCTGTCTTTGATATTATTGGTCCTGTTATGATTGGCCCTTCTTCATCTCATACAGCGGGAGCGGCGCGAATTGGTCGTGTTGCTCGTGACTTATTTGGACGTCAACCGAAATACGTGAAAATCTATTTATACGGTTCATTTGCTGAAACGTATCGCGGGCATGGAACGGATATTGCCATTGTCGGTGGTTTACTAGATTATGATACGGATGATGAACGGATAAAAATAGCATTTGAGAATGCGAAGCAAGCAGGTTTGTCGTTTGAATTTATTCCGGAGACAGCCAACCGCGAGCATCCAAATACGGCTCGGTTAGTTATGGGGGATGACGAAAGCGAAATGAGTGTTGAGGGGATATCGATTGGCGGCGGAAAAATAGAAATTAGTGAAGTGAACGGTTTTAAGTTGCGTTTAACAGGTGGTATGCCAGCAATTCTTGTCGTTCATGATGACCGTGCAGGCTGTATTGCTAATGTAGCAAACTGCCTTGCAATGCATGACGTCAATATTGGACATATGGAAGTATCGCGTATTGAACGTGGTCTAACAGCGTTAATGGTCATTGAAGTGGATCAAAATATTGATGAGCGCATAATAGAGCAAATCTCATATATTCCACATATAACGAAAGTGTCAAAAATTAATAATTAA
- the sdaAA gene encoding L-serine ammonia-lyase, iron-sulfur-dependent, subunit alpha, which translates to MDVLFQNVRELVERADKEGKFISELMIEQEMAMSGRTREVIMAQMDRNLTVMEEAVERGLKGVQSVTGLTGGDAVLIQNYIATGKSLSGDLLLDAVSKAVATNEVNAAMGTICATPTAGSAGVVPGTLFAVQNKLNPTREQMIRFLFTSGAFGFVVANNASISGAAGGCQAEVGSAAGMAAAAIVEMAGGTPQQCAEGFAITLKNMLGLVCDPVAGLVEVPCVKRNAMGAANALVAADMALAGVTSRIPCDEVIGAMYRIGQAMSPNLKETARGGLAATPTGRALAAKIFGGAVMQGE; encoded by the coding sequence ATGGATGTATTATTTCAAAATGTTCGAGAGCTTGTTGAACGTGCAGACAAAGAGGGAAAATTCATTTCAGAATTAATGATTGAGCAGGAAATGGCGATGAGTGGCCGTACGCGCGAAGTAATTATGGCGCAAATGGACCGCAACTTAACGGTGATGGAAGAAGCGGTAGAGCGTGGATTAAAAGGCGTGCAATCCGTGACAGGTTTAACAGGCGGAGATGCGGTACTTATTCAAAACTATATTGCAACAGGGAAATCTTTATCAGGAGATTTATTATTAGATGCAGTAAGTAAAGCGGTAGCAACAAATGAGGTAAATGCCGCAATGGGTACTATTTGTGCGACACCAACTGCAGGTTCTGCGGGTGTTGTACCTGGTACACTGTTTGCTGTGCAAAATAAATTGAACCCAACACGTGAGCAAATGATTCGCTTCCTGTTCACATCAGGTGCGTTTGGCTTTGTTGTAGCGAATAATGCATCGATTTCTGGTGCAGCTGGTGGTTGTCAGGCAGAAGTTGGTTCTGCGGCAGGAATGGCAGCAGCGGCAATTGTTGAAATGGCAGGTGGCACACCGCAGCAATGTGCGGAAGGCTTTGCGATTACTCTGAAAAACATGCTTGGTCTTGTATGTGATCCCGTTGCTGGTTTAGTTGAAGTACCTTGTGTCAAACGTAACGCAATGGGAGCGGCGAACGCGCTAGTAGCTGCTGATATGGCGCTAGCAGGAGTAACGAGTCGCATTCCGTGCGATGAGGTCATTGGCGCAATGTATCGTATTGGCCAGGCAATGAGTCCTAACTTAAAAGAAACAGCCCGCGGAGGTTTAGCAGCAACACCAACTGGTAGAGCATTAGCTGCGAAGATTTTCGGAGGAGCTGTTATGCAAGGTGAATGA
- the recG gene encoding ATP-dependent DNA helicase RecG, with translation MNEFLSQPVTQLKGIGKETTEHLIAIGIHTIGDLIWTFPYRHEDFRLKDLTETPHNERVTIEARVESAPTALFLGKNKSRLQFSVLAGRHLVKVVFFNQNYLRQKLTPGMVITVTGKWDRGRQVIVGSTVNFGPKTEQVDFEPVYSLKGNLQQKRFRKYMRQALDSLGAEIAETLPAKIREDYKLLSIVDALEGVHFPINAAHAKQARRRFVYEELLQFQLRIQALRKANKENEKGLSIAYDVNKLREFITTLPYDLTGAQKRVVNEICKDLKEPQRMNRLLQGDVGSGKTVVAALGLYGAVTAGYQGALMAPTEILAEQHAENLHAWFDDIGVRVALLSGSTKAKARRELLAELATGNIDILIGTHALIQPDVVFEKLGFVITDEQHRFGVEQRRILRDKGENPDVLFMTATPIPRTLAITVFGEMDVSIIDELPAGRKEIETHWMKKEQLSSVLAKMSMELEAGRQAYVICPLIEESDKLDVHNAVEAYEHLATYFGSRFKVGLMHGRLHADEKDSVMRAFSDGEIHVLVSTTVVEVGVNVPNATFMTIYDAERFGLAQLHQLRGRVGRGEHQSYCVLIADPKSDEGKERMTSMTETNDGFRLAEKDLELRGAGDFFGKRQSGLPEFKMADLVHDYRALETARQDAARLLYDNTFWSDVEYAPLRNMLEVSGALHGERID, from the coding sequence GTGAATGAGTTTTTATCTCAGCCTGTTACACAGCTAAAAGGAATCGGCAAAGAGACAACGGAACATTTAATTGCAATCGGTATTCATACGATTGGCGATTTGATTTGGACGTTTCCGTATCGTCATGAGGATTTTCGTTTAAAAGATTTAACTGAAACACCACATAATGAGCGTGTCACGATCGAGGCGCGGGTTGAAAGTGCACCAACTGCTCTTTTTTTAGGGAAAAATAAATCACGCCTGCAATTTTCTGTACTTGCAGGTCGTCATTTAGTAAAGGTTGTTTTTTTCAATCAAAATTATTTGCGTCAAAAGCTCACGCCGGGCATGGTTATTACGGTTACAGGGAAATGGGATCGTGGCCGCCAAGTAATCGTCGGTTCAACCGTTAATTTTGGTCCAAAAACAGAGCAAGTTGATTTTGAACCAGTGTATAGTTTAAAAGGAAATTTACAGCAAAAGCGTTTCCGCAAATATATGCGCCAAGCTTTGGATAGCCTAGGTGCAGAAATAGCGGAAACATTACCTGCTAAAATACGCGAAGATTACAAATTACTTAGCATTGTTGATGCGTTAGAGGGAGTTCATTTTCCGATAAATGCAGCACATGCGAAACAAGCAAGAAGACGTTTTGTATATGAGGAGCTGCTACAGTTCCAATTACGTATCCAAGCACTTCGTAAAGCGAATAAGGAAAATGAAAAAGGGCTATCCATTGCCTATGATGTCAATAAGTTGCGTGAATTTATTACGACATTACCTTATGATCTGACCGGCGCACAAAAACGAGTTGTCAATGAAATATGTAAAGATTTAAAAGAACCTCAGCGCATGAATCGCTTGTTACAAGGGGATGTAGGATCTGGAAAAACAGTCGTGGCAGCACTCGGTTTATATGGAGCTGTTACAGCGGGGTATCAGGGCGCATTAATGGCGCCTACTGAAATTTTAGCGGAACAGCATGCTGAAAATTTACATGCTTGGTTTGATGATATTGGTGTGCGTGTTGCGCTATTATCTGGTTCGACGAAAGCGAAGGCGCGGCGTGAATTGTTAGCTGAACTTGCTACCGGTAATATTGATATTTTAATAGGGACGCATGCGCTGATTCAGCCGGATGTTGTGTTTGAAAAACTTGGCTTTGTTATTACTGATGAGCAGCACCGCTTTGGGGTAGAGCAACGTCGGATTTTACGCGATAAAGGGGAAAATCCAGATGTGCTGTTTATGACGGCAACACCGATTCCGCGAACCCTTGCGATTACGGTATTCGGTGAAATGGATGTATCAATTATTGATGAGCTGCCTGCAGGGCGTAAAGAAATTGAAACACATTGGATGAAAAAAGAACAACTTAGTAGCGTGCTGGCAAAAATGTCGATGGAACTTGAAGCTGGGCGCCAGGCATATGTAATTTGTCCGCTTATTGAAGAATCGGACAAGCTTGATGTCCATAATGCAGTAGAAGCATATGAACATCTTGCTACATATTTTGGTAGCCGATTTAAGGTCGGTTTAATGCACGGGCGTTTGCATGCGGATGAAAAGGATTCGGTTATGCGTGCGTTTAGTGATGGGGAAATTCATGTACTCGTTTCAACGACAGTTGTGGAGGTTGGTGTAAACGTTCCCAATGCGACATTTATGACGATTTATGATGCGGAGCGTTTTGGTTTAGCGCAGCTTCACCAATTGCGTGGCCGTGTTGGTCGTGGAGAGCATCAATCTTACTGTGTGTTAATTGCAGATCCGAAATCGGATGAAGGAAAAGAACGCATGACATCAATGACGGAAACGAATGACGGATTCCGCTTAGCAGAAAAAGATTTAGAGCTGCGCGGAGCAGGCGATTTTTTCGGTAAACGACAAAGTGGCTTACCTGAATTTAAAATGGCGGATCTTGTACATGATTATCGAGCACTTGAAACGGCAAGGCAAGATGCGGCGCGATTACTTTACGACAATACTTTCTGGTCGGATGTGGAATATGCACCGCTACGTAATATGCTGGAAGTTTCTGGTGCATTACATGGTGAACGAATTGATTAA
- the fapR gene encoding transcription factor FapR, with translation MKRSKKERQRLLTEKIIENPFVTDEQLATEFVVSVQTIRLDRMELAIPELRERIKDVAAKNYENEVKSLPLDEVIGEIIDIELDKRALSIFDVKEEHVFQRNGIARGHHLFAQSNSLAVAVINDELALTAKSSVIFLKPVKAGDRVVTKAIVRGQHSEKNRTYVDVTSTVDNELVFKGEFEMYRTKGVEES, from the coding sequence ATGAAGCGTTCCAAAAAAGAGCGTCAACGATTATTAACTGAAAAAATTATTGAGAATCCATTCGTCACTGATGAACAACTAGCTACAGAATTTGTTGTGAGTGTACAGACGATACGATTAGATCGTATGGAACTGGCGATACCAGAGCTACGTGAACGTATTAAAGATGTGGCAGCAAAAAACTACGAAAACGAAGTAAAATCACTTCCGCTTGATGAAGTGATTGGTGAAATTATAGATATTGAATTAGATAAACGTGCATTATCAATTTTTGACGTAAAGGAAGAGCATGTATTCCAGCGTAATGGGATTGCGCGAGGGCATCATTTGTTTGCGCAATCGAATTCTTTAGCGGTTGCAGTAATTAATGACGAACTTGCGTTAACGGCTAAATCGAGCGTCATTTTTTTGAAGCCGGTAAAGGCGGGTGACCGCGTAGTGACGAAAGCAATCGTACGTGGGCAACATAGTGAAAAAAATCGTACATATGTTGATGTTACGTCAACGGTTGACAATGAGCTCGTCTTTAAAGGCGAATTTGAAATGTATCGCACGAAAGGTGTAGAGGAATCATGA
- the plsX gene encoding phosphate acyltransferase PlsX, producing MKLAVDGMGGDNAPQAIVEGVLQALTDFPDVEIELYGIQDAMAPYLKPHERLQVIHCEETVESIDDPARAVRRKKDSSMARMLEAVAENRAEACLSAGNTGALMAGGLFKVGRIDGIARPALASTLPTIDGNGFLMLDLGANADAKPEHMLQYAIMGDIYVKKVRGFEAPRVGLLNIGTEDKKGNELTKAAFGLLKDADFNFAGNVEARELLNGVADVVVTDGFTGNMVLKTIEGTAGTLFSMIKEALMSTTRSKIGAALAKDQFKVIKNKMDYTEYGGAALFGLKAPVIKAHGSSNAKAIYSAIRQARIMVGHNVCDTIAEKIAQMPKAE from the coding sequence ATGAAACTAGCGGTAGATGGAATGGGTGGAGACAATGCACCACAAGCAATTGTGGAAGGTGTATTACAAGCGCTAACGGATTTCCCGGACGTGGAAATTGAATTATACGGGATACAGGATGCGATGGCTCCTTACTTAAAACCACACGAACGCTTACAAGTGATTCACTGTGAGGAAACAGTAGAAAGTATAGATGATCCGGCACGTGCGGTTCGCCGAAAAAAAGATTCGTCGATGGCTCGCATGCTTGAAGCAGTAGCTGAAAATCGCGCTGAAGCATGTTTATCTGCAGGTAATACGGGTGCATTAATGGCTGGGGGTTTATTTAAAGTTGGCCGTATTGACGGGATTGCGCGTCCAGCACTAGCGTCGACATTACCGACAATTGATGGCAACGGTTTTTTAATGCTTGATTTAGGTGCGAATGCAGACGCCAAACCAGAACATATGCTACAATACGCAATTATGGGTGATATTTACGTGAAAAAGGTACGAGGTTTTGAAGCACCTCGTGTTGGATTACTTAATATCGGAACAGAAGATAAAAAAGGGAATGAGCTAACAAAAGCGGCATTCGGCCTTTTAAAAGATGCAGACTTCAACTTTGCAGGTAATGTAGAAGCCCGCGAACTGCTAAATGGAGTAGCGGATGTAGTTGTAACAGATGGCTTTACAGGAAATATGGTGCTAAAAACAATTGAAGGAACGGCGGGGACGCTTTTCTCGATGATTAAAGAAGCATTAATGTCGACAACAAGATCAAAAATTGGTGCAGCACTCGCAAAAGACCAGTTTAAAGTGATTAAAAATAAGATGGACTACACAGAGTATGGTGGCGCAGCGTTATTCGGCTTAAAAGCGCCCGTTATTAAAGCGCACGGTTCTTCAAATGCAAAGGCAATTTACAGTGCAATTCGCCAAGCGCGCATTATGGTAGGGCATAATGTATGTGACACAATTGCTGAAAAGATTGCGCAAATGCCAAAAGCAGAATAA
- the fabD gene encoding ACP S-malonyltransferase: protein MTKIAFIFPGQGSQQVGMGAEFVSQEVDSKAFYERADEVLGFSLSDLMLQGPQESLTLTYNAQPALLTTGTMIAKKLQLSGINPHFTAGHSLGEYSAFVVSGVMTFEDAVATVHKRGLFMDEAVPAGKGAMAAILAMEVDALQAVCDEVTESGEVVQIANFNCPGQIVISGTKQGVDAACVAAKAAGAKRALPLVVSGPFHSQLMKPAADELAKTVTGLSLQAPQIPVVSNVTAELLTDVASIQQEMVNQVTSSVLWQQNVEKLIAEGVSIFIECGPGKVLSGLVKKIDRNVQTYCVYDDASFAQVVEASKEWA from the coding sequence ATGACAAAGATAGCTTTTATTTTTCCGGGACAAGGCTCACAACAAGTTGGGATGGGAGCGGAGTTTGTTTCGCAAGAAGTAGATAGTAAAGCATTCTATGAGCGCGCGGATGAAGTGTTAGGCTTTTCACTGTCGGACTTGATGTTGCAGGGTCCGCAAGAAAGCTTAACGTTGACATATAATGCACAGCCAGCGCTGTTAACAACGGGAACTATGATTGCAAAGAAATTACAACTTTCAGGAATTAATCCACATTTCACAGCTGGTCATTCTTTAGGGGAATATAGTGCATTCGTTGTCTCCGGAGTGATGACATTTGAAGATGCGGTTGCAACGGTGCACAAACGTGGGTTATTTATGGACGAGGCAGTGCCAGCGGGTAAAGGTGCAATGGCAGCTATTTTAGCGATGGAGGTAGATGCGTTGCAAGCTGTTTGCGATGAAGTAACCGAAAGTGGGGAAGTCGTACAAATTGCAAACTTTAACTGCCCAGGTCAAATCGTTATTTCAGGTACGAAACAAGGGGTAGATGCGGCATGTGTTGCTGCAAAAGCGGCTGGTGCCAAGCGCGCGTTACCACTAGTCGTGAGTGGACCTTTTCATTCACAACTAATGAAACCGGCAGCAGATGAATTAGCAAAAACTGTAACAGGACTTTCACTGCAAGCACCACAAATTCCAGTTGTCAGTAATGTAACAGCCGAGCTACTAACCGATGTCGCAAGTATTCAGCAGGAAATGGTCAATCAAGTAACGAGTTCAGTATTATGGCAGCAAAATGTTGAAAAGCTAATTGCTGAAGGGGTTTCGATTTTCATTGAATGCGGGCCTGGGAAAGTATTATCAGGACTTGTGAAAAAAATCGATCGTAACGTACAAACTTACTGTGTATATGATGACGCATCATTTGCACAAGTTGTAGAAGCATCGAAGGAGTGGGCGTAA
- the fabG gene encoding 3-oxoacyl-[acyl-carrier-protein] reductase, producing the protein MCLTNKTAVVTGASRGIGRAIALELASQGANIIVNYSGSEQKALEVVAEIEANGGKAVAVQANIADADAVQALMKQAVDTFGSIDILVNNAGITRDNLLMRMKEDEWDDVINTNLKGVFLCTKAVTRQMMKQRAGRIINISSIVGVAGNPGQANYVAAKAGVIGLTKTTAQELASRNILVNALAPGFITTEMTDGLPEELKEAMLKQIPLAKLGQPEDIAKAVVFLASDSANYITGQTLHIDGGMVMA; encoded by the coding sequence ATGTGTTTAACGAATAAAACAGCTGTTGTGACAGGAGCTTCACGCGGCATTGGCCGAGCGATTGCACTGGAGCTAGCAAGTCAAGGTGCCAACATTATTGTGAATTATAGTGGTAGCGAACAAAAGGCGCTTGAAGTAGTCGCTGAAATCGAAGCAAATGGCGGTAAAGCAGTAGCAGTACAAGCGAATATTGCTGATGCGGATGCTGTGCAGGCACTGATGAAGCAAGCAGTCGACACTTTTGGTTCAATTGATATTTTAGTAAATAATGCAGGCATCACACGCGATAATTTACTAATGCGTATGAAGGAAGATGAGTGGGATGATGTCATTAACACGAATCTTAAAGGGGTATTCCTTTGTACGAAAGCTGTTACGCGTCAAATGATGAAGCAACGTGCAGGTCGCATCATTAATATTTCGTCGATTGTGGGAGTTGCAGGGAACCCAGGACAGGCGAATTATGTAGCGGCGAAGGCTGGTGTCATTGGTTTGACGAAAACAACCGCACAGGAATTAGCGAGCCGAAATATTTTAGTGAATGCACTTGCACCGGGCTTTATTACTACGGAAATGACAGACGGTTTACCAGAGGAATTGAAAGAGGCGATGCTTAAACAGATCCCACTTGCTAAGCTTGGTCAGCCAGAGGATATTGCGAAAGCGGTTGTATTTTTAGCTTCGGATAGTGCCAACTATATTACAGGGCAAACATTACATATAGATGGCGGTATGGTAATGGCATAG
- the acpP gene encoding acyl carrier protein, with the protein MTTVLERVSKVIVDRLGVDESEIKLEASFREDLGADSLDVVELVMEFEDEFDMEISDEDAEKIATVGDAITYIESKVS; encoded by the coding sequence TTGACTACAGTATTAGAACGTGTTTCAAAAGTAATCGTTGACCGTTTAGGCGTTGACGAAAGCGAAATTAAATTAGAAGCTTCTTTCCGTGAAGATTTAGGCGCTGATTCATTAGACGTTGTAGAATTAGTAATGGAATTTGAAGATGAGTTCGATATGGAAATTTCTGACGAAGACGCTGAGAAAATTGCTACAGTAGGTGACGCAATCACTTACATCGAAAGCAAAGTTAGCTAA
- the rnc gene encoding ribonuclease III: MTLRKKGNNQKSGVLPEKVRNQFQALQDELNLQFINKTLLYQAFIHSSYVNEHRRKLFTDNERLEFLGDAVLELSVSKYLFEKYPHMSEGELTKLRASIVCEPSLVVFANELQFGQFVLLGKGEELTGGRERPALLADVFESFVGALYLDQGLDVVVTFLERIIFPKVEVGAFSHVMDFKSQLQEMVQQSNNGLLHYEIVDEKGPAHNRTFVSRVLLNDKDLGVGRGKSKKEAEQQAAQSAMIMLKQSLQGEE; this comes from the coding sequence ATGACTTTAAGAAAAAAAGGTAATAATCAGAAATCTGGTGTACTCCCTGAAAAAGTACGTAACCAATTTCAAGCTTTACAAGATGAATTGAATCTTCAATTCATAAACAAAACATTACTATATCAAGCCTTTATACATTCATCTTATGTGAATGAGCATCGCCGCAAGTTATTTACGGACAATGAGCGCTTAGAGTTTTTAGGAGATGCTGTACTAGAACTTTCTGTATCGAAGTATTTATTCGAAAAATATCCGCATATGAGTGAGGGTGAGTTAACGAAGTTACGAGCTTCAATCGTTTGCGAGCCATCACTTGTCGTTTTTGCGAATGAATTACAGTTCGGTCAGTTTGTCCTACTTGGCAAAGGTGAAGAATTAACAGGTGGTCGTGAGCGTCCTGCATTACTTGCGGATGTGTTTGAATCATTTGTTGGTGCACTTTATTTAGACCAAGGACTAGACGTAGTCGTAACATTCTTAGAGCGAATTATTTTCCCGAAAGTAGAAGTCGGTGCTTTTTCTCATGTGATGGATTTCAAAAGTCAATTGCAAGAAATGGTACAGCAATCGAACAACGGCTTATTACATTACGAAATTGTTGATGAAAAAGGGCCAGCCCATAATCGTACATTCGTATCTCGTGTCTTGTTAAATGACAAAGATTTAGGTGTGGGCCGTGGTAAATCGAAGAAAGAGGCTGAGCAGCAAGCAGCGCAAAGTGCAATGATCATGCTGAAACAGTCGTTGCAAGGGGAGGAATAA